The following proteins come from a genomic window of Montipora foliosa isolate CH-2021 chromosome 2, ASM3666993v2, whole genome shotgun sequence:
- the LOC137991473 gene encoding uncharacterized protein, with protein sequence MAEEAKRIRTSAKARFTRKRNKFLKSVDENKGMEAVKRTFADSHEAWNIVEGKHDIYMIHLAEDEIEQNEAWINELQELYEEAATTHTQYVNDYTLHEQKRVEEFHKQESMRLEQEKLRRLLEQFSIKKKSMKTIFDTLVKRAYDAMASQNAPEALRKTERDLDIALADCKALHNTMLELLDNEDVEKEIEWIRNMHARHQEISSRIEAFISVKINDSKAKDKSNPLQLEKIKMPSFHGNVRNYPQFKTDFEKQVMPSINAENASYVLRSCLGKEPADTVKSVDDDIIAMWKRLDEKYGDPAKVADVVMCAIQNIKPIREGENKKFVEFINVIDDGYRDLRRLGLEKEITTTSSVSIIERKLPNDIKREWAKLVSSEHSTIDKRDKFPSLLRFLLEQKQAIEYENAELRSNSNVPVRGSLHYLEKKDDKVAFPEGQGTSRYKRNKCLYHEGANHWTNECRLYLSKPIQEGRDTLKERGACWSCLKRGHRTQDCRGKKPCGVNDCNRFHHKTLHEEEQDKKSPTNIVSVSGTASVCNNEIETCLLQIQKIPTKNGFANVLWDTGASLCFITNAKARAENLKGIKAQLSIIKVGGESETVDTFKYKLPLIDKQGKAIVFDVYGIDKITSPIPSIDIQGISKLFKDVHEEDLIRPTGEVDTLIGYEYADFHPLKEQSSGHLLSFIEKSVRTMYRWNTPSS encoded by the coding sequence ATGGCAGAAGAGGCGAAGAGAATTAGGACATCAGCCAAGGCAAGATTCACAAGGAAACGAAATAAATTCTTGAAGTCCGTCGATGAAAACAAAGGCATGGAAGCAGTTAAAAGAACCTTTGCGGACTCACATGAAGCTTGGAATATCGTCGAAGGTAAGCATGATATTTACATGATACACTTAGCCGAAGACGAAATAGAGCAGAACGAAGCATGGATAAACGAATTGCAAGAATTATACGAAGAGGCAGCGACTACTCACACGCAGTACGTCAACGACTACACCTTACACGAGCAGAAACGAGTGGAAGAATTTCACAAACAGGAATCAATGAGACTGGAACAAGAAAAACTCAGACGACTATTGGAACAATTTAGTATAAAAAAGAAGTCCATGAAAACTATCTTTGACACATTAGTGAAACGCGCATACGATGCAATGGCATCCCAAAATGCCCCCGAAGCTTTGCGCAAAACCGAAAGAGATTTAGATATCGCGCTCGCGGATTGTAAGGCATTACATAACACAATGCTCGAGCTACTTGACAACGAAGACGTTGAAAAGGAAATCGAATGGATTCGAAACATGCACGCGCGCCATCAAGAGATCAGTAGCCGCATCGAAGCATTTATCTCGGTTAAAATAAACGATAGCAAGGCAAAAGACAAAAGCAATCCGctacaacttgaaaaaatcaAGATGCCGTCATTTCACGGAAACGTAAGAAATTATCCACAAttcaaaacagattttgaaaaacaagtcaTGCCGTCAATTAATGCCGAGAACGCATCATATGTTCTTCGATCATGTCTTGGAAAGGAACCAGCCGATACGGTAAAAAGCGTCGATGATGATATTATTGCGATGTGGAAGAGACTGGACGAAAAATACGGCGATCCTGCAAAGGTTGCTGACGTCGTAATGTGCGCCATTCAAAACATAAAACCTATCAGAGAAggcgaaaacaaaaaattcgtCGAATTTATCAATGTCATCGACGACGGTTACCGAGACTTGAGAAGATTAGGTCTAGAGAAAGAAATAACCACAACCAGTTCTGTTAGCATAATAGAAAGAAAATTGCCAAATGATATTAAAAGAGAATGGGCGAAACTGGTAAGCTCCGAACACAGTACCATCGATAAAAGAGACAAGTTTCCAAGTCTGTTAAGATTTCTCCTTGAGCAAAAACAAGCAATAGAATACGAGAACGCAGAACTACGCTCAAACAGCAACGTTCCAGTAAGGGGTTCGCTTCATTATCTAGAGAAAAAGGATGACAAAGTCGCCTTCCCAGAAGGACAAGGTACATCCCGCTATAAGCGAAACAAATGCCTATACCATGAAGGTGCTAATCACTGGACTAATGAATGCAGGCTTTATCTCTCAAAACCAATACAAGAAGGGCGTGACACATTAAAGGAAAGGGGAGCATGCTGGTCCTGCTTAAAACGGGGTCACAGAACTCAAGACTGTAGAGGCAAGAAACCATGTGGCGTTAACGACTGTAATAGGTTTCACCACAAAACACTACATGAAGAAGAACAGGACAAAAAATCACCAACTAACATTGTTTCCGTAAGCGGTACTGCAAGTGTGTGTAATAACGAAATTGAAACGTGCTTACTCCAAATACAGAAGATACCTACAAAGAATGGATTTGCAAACGTTTTGTGGGACACGGGAGCGTCATTATGTTTTATCACAAATGCAAAGGCAAGAGCTGAAAACCTCAAGGGTATCAAGGCACAACTATCAATTATCAAAGTAGGTGGCGAAAGTGAAACCGTGGACACTTTTAAGTACAAGCTCCCACTTATTGACAAACAGGGCAAAGCAATCGTGTTCGACGTTTACGGAATCGACAAGATAACCTCCCCCATTCCATCAATCGACATACAGGGGATCTCTAAACTATTCAAAGACGTACACGAGGAAGATTTAATAAGGCCCACCGGAGAGGTTGATACCTTGATAGGTTATGAATACGCAGACTTCCACCCCTTAAAGGAACAAAGTTCTGGACATCTACTCAGTTTTATTGAGAAATCAGTTCGGACGATGTATCGGTGGAACACACCCAGTTCTTAA